A window from Pseudonocardia cypriaca encodes these proteins:
- a CDS encoding Hsp70 family protein has translation MAYQLGIDLGTTFTCAAVCRSSGNRWGEPEVVTLGSRGATVPSVVFVGQDGSIVVGEAAERRALTDPDCVVREFKRRIGDPTPVMVAGRPWAPQDLSAWLVRWVVDRVAEREGGPAERIAVTHPAAWGQHKKELLGAALANQGLSVTFLAEPQAAAMSYATNERVSAGSTIAVYDFGGGTFDAAVVRKGDVDFRLVGRPEGLERLGGIDFDQAVFEHVLEGMPDAFAELDESDPAVLSAVARIRRECTEAKEALSSDTEVSIPVLLPGSRGSVRLHRSEFEAMIRPQVEDTVAALRSAVISAGFAPDQLTAVLLVGGTSRIPLVAQLVSEQLGRPVAVDADPKNAIAKGAALSLAPQPAVAAPVGGPGMQQMQQGPPPARPPRMAPPPPGMPGTPYGGPYNEGPYNDGPRGGQGAPPHDNRPGRYGPPARPAPEPAAAMLTEPPTRQARPAAHQQPEPEWDYDDYDDEPDRPERRRPNTLAIGLGALLAVGAVVLAFVLWPTSTPTDSAGNESSLTTPTSSGSGGSGGGSRGSGGGGGAGPAAPPAGEATVAPPTSADEEPPAPTKTTTKASEPTKQSDPTKKPDSGSDADSDSSSDTDAGSESGGGDGDSNAAGPETDLGEVDPEVPSAAPGL, from the coding sequence ATGGCGTACCAGCTCGGGATCGACCTGGGGACGACGTTCACCTGCGCCGCGGTGTGCCGCTCCTCGGGCAACCGCTGGGGCGAACCGGAGGTCGTCACCCTCGGTAGTCGCGGCGCGACCGTGCCATCGGTCGTCTTCGTCGGACAGGACGGTTCCATCGTCGTCGGCGAGGCCGCCGAGCGCCGCGCGCTGACCGACCCGGACTGCGTGGTCCGCGAGTTCAAGCGCCGCATCGGCGACCCGACCCCCGTGATGGTCGCGGGCAGGCCGTGGGCCCCGCAGGACCTGTCCGCGTGGCTCGTCCGGTGGGTGGTCGACCGGGTGGCCGAGCGCGAGGGCGGCCCGGCCGAGCGGATCGCCGTCACCCACCCCGCCGCGTGGGGACAGCACAAGAAGGAGCTGTTGGGCGCCGCGCTCGCGAACCAGGGCCTCAGCGTCACGTTCCTGGCGGAGCCGCAGGCCGCCGCGATGAGCTACGCGACGAACGAGCGCGTCAGCGCCGGCTCCACGATCGCGGTGTACGACTTCGGCGGCGGTACGTTCGACGCCGCGGTCGTGCGCAAGGGCGACGTCGACTTCCGGCTGGTCGGCCGGCCGGAAGGCCTCGAGCGGCTCGGCGGCATCGACTTCGACCAGGCGGTGTTCGAGCACGTGCTCGAGGGCATGCCGGACGCCTTCGCCGAGCTCGACGAGAGCGATCCGGCCGTGCTGTCGGCCGTTGCGCGGATCCGGCGCGAGTGCACCGAGGCCAAGGAGGCCCTGAGCAGCGACACCGAGGTGTCGATCCCGGTGCTGCTCCCGGGGTCGCGCGGCTCGGTTCGGCTGCACCGCAGCGAGTTCGAGGCGATGATCCGGCCGCAGGTGGAGGACACCGTCGCGGCCCTGCGCTCCGCCGTGATCTCGGCCGGGTTCGCGCCGGACCAGCTCACCGCGGTGCTGCTCGTCGGCGGCACGTCGCGGATCCCGCTCGTCGCACAGCTGGTCTCCGAGCAGCTCGGCCGGCCGGTCGCGGTGGACGCCGACCCGAAGAACGCCATCGCGAAGGGTGCCGCGCTCTCGCTGGCACCCCAGCCCGCCGTGGCCGCGCCCGTCGGGGGCCCGGGGATGCAGCAGATGCAGCAGGGGCCGCCACCGGCTCGCCCGCCGCGCATGGCTCCCCCGCCCCCCGGGATGCCGGGGACGCCGTACGGCGGCCCGTACAACGAGGGCCCGTACAACGACGGCCCACGCGGCGGACAGGGCGCCCCGCCCCACGACAACCGACCGGGCCGGTACGGGCCTCCGGCGCGTCCCGCTCCCGAACCGGCCGCGGCGATGCTCACCGAGCCGCCCACGAGGCAGGCCCGGCCGGCCGCCCACCAGCAGCCGGAGCCGGAGTGGGACTACGACGACTACGACGACGAGCCGGACCGGCCCGAGCGCCGCCGGCCCAACACGCTGGCCATCGGGCTGGGCGCGCTGCTGGCCGTCGGCGCCGTGGTGCTGGCGTTCGTCCTGTGGCCCACCTCCACCCCGACCGACAGCGCCGGCAACGAGAGCTCCCTCACGACCCCCACGTCGTCCGGGTCCGGCGGTAGCGGTGGTGGCAGCCGCGGATCCGGCGGTGGGGGCGGTGCTGGCCCGGCCGCGCCGCCTGCCGGCGAGGCCACGGTTGCACCGCCCACCTCGGCCGACGAGGAGCCACCGGCCCCGACCAAGACCACGACGAAGGCCAGCGAGCCCACCAAGCAGAGCGACCCGACCAAGAAGCCCGACTCCGGCAGCGACGCCGACAGCGACTCGAGCAGCGACACCGACGCCGGCAGCGAGTCGGGCGGTGGCGACGGTGACAGCAACGCGGCCGGCCCCGAAACCGACCTCGGCGAGGTCGACCCCGAGGTCCCCTCAGCGGCGCCCGGCCTCTGA